The nucleotide window TATTCGGAGTCAGGTTTTTCCAGGGTTATGGTTATCTGTGGATGCACTCCGGGAAGCTAACAGAAGCGAACTCTTGGCCATTTTGCAAGAAGGATTACAAACAGCAGAACATCAAGCATTTATAGAACGATTAAATTAACTTAATATACATTGATTTCTTTTTCAAGCCCCCTATCTCAGTTTTCTCAGGAATCTCTTAACTAATTTTCAAGTTTTCATTAAAAAAGTCTCAGTCTAGTAGTGCATTCTAATAATTAAAAGTAATTTTAATTTTAGCTCTTTGAGTTGATTGATTAAAATTTTTAATTGAGCTATTGGGCTGTCTGAAAATATGTCAACTGCTTTCTTACAACAAGATAATCTACCTTCTACTTTACGGAATGTTGTTGTTTTACGATACCTCAAACAACAGCAAAAATTGTTTCGTCGAGGTGAACAAGCAACCGCAGTTTTTATCGTTAAAACTGGACGACTTAAAATCCTTCGACCTACTGATAGTGGCAAAAATCTCTTGCAAGAAACAGTTACCAAAGGACATATTTTAGCGGAAAATGCCTTAATTGAAGACTTTTATCCCTATACAGCCATTGCAGAAGTTCCTTCTCAAGTTATCGCTTATCCTAAACAGGTTTTACTTTTTTCTTTCCGAGAATATCCTGAATTAGCCCAAGAATTTATCATATTACTAAGCCAAAAAATCCAGAATTTGCAACATCGTTTAGAATGGCGCAACATTCGTGCAGCACAGGAACGAGTTTTAGTCTATTTAAATCATCTTGCTCAACATAATCATCAATCAACCCTTGCTATTTTAGACTATCCTCTAAAAGAGGTTGCTGCTGAACTAGGATTAACTCCTGAAACCCTTTCAAGAGCTTTAACACGATTAGAACAAGAAGGAAAAATTACTCGCTTTGCTAATTATATCACTTTACATCATCCTAAAATTATTAATAAAAAATAATTTTTAGCTTAATTTAAATCAAGAGTTTTTGGTGATGTGGAAAACTTTACTTTAAATCCAAATCTTATATAATCAAAAACAAATTCTAAACCAAATTTAAGACTAAATACCTAGTTATTAAGGCTAGTAAAAAGTCTTAACTATGTTCCGCTTAATCTTCCTATTTTGAGGAAACACAACAAATGAAATTTAATCGCTTAATGGCTTGGGGAATTGTTCCTATTGTAGTTTCAGTCATGGCAGCAGCCGGTCAAGCTATTTCTCCCTTAGATTTAAACTCGAATATAAACCAAGTTCCAACTACTGCGATCGCTCAAAATCAACCACAAACGATTGCTTTTACAGGCAACTTTGTTAAAGCAGAAGCCCCAACCACAGGAACAGCAAGAGTGGTTAAAGAAGGAAATCATCATTTTCTAGAATTAGATGGGGCTTTTAGTACAAGTAATCAAGGGCCTGATCTTCATGTGCTTTTAGACTCTTCAGCGACTCCACCTCAGAGTTATTCTAACCAAAATAGTTATATTAATCTAGGTAAATTGCGGTCTTATGAAGGGGCACAACGTTATCCTATTCCCGATGGAGTTGATCTGAGTAAATATAAATCCGTTGTTATTTGGTGTCGTATGGCTAATGCTACTTTTGGTTATGCGTCTTTACGTCCTAATACCAACGCCAAAAAATAATTTTTACTCCCCTGATACACTTAATTTTAAATCATGACACCCAATAGGTGGAGATAAAAAGAATTGGTTTTTACTATTCTATTTATCTCCTTATTTACCTAAAATTTTAAGCTAAGAAACTCAGGACTATTATGGATATTTCCGATACAATTGGATTAATTCATCCGGCTATTGCAATTGCCATTGTTTTTCCTTTTTTAGGGATGGTGGCTAACTTTGCATGGCAGACTCGACAACGTCGTCTCCAAACAAAAACAGGAAAAAAAAGTCAAATTCCTCCAGTTGTAGGACGGGATCACGTACAAATTGGAAAATGGTTATCAGGGATGATCGTTGGGTTAGCGTTGCTAGGATTAGCTTATCCGATCGGGGAAAATATCCTCAGCCAAAAGTTATGGCAAACTCAATCTTTTCAAGTGATCTTTATTATCCTAATGGGAGTAGTAACCATTGCCTCATTCGTTCTCCTTTATCAAGCAAAACAAAGAGTTTGGCGAGGTATTTTTGCCACTTTAACTGGAATGGGAATAGTCATTCTCGGTTGTCAGGATGGAGTATTTCGACGGACAAATGAATGGTATTGGTCTCATTACTACATTGGTATTACAGCTACCTTAATCATGATATTTTCTCTAGCCATTGTAGATGATATTTATCGAGATAAAACAAATCGTTGGCGAACTGTTCATATTGTTTTAAATTGTTTTGCTTTATTATTATTTATGGGACAAGGATTTACCGGAGCGCGAGATTTACTAGAAATTCCTTTAACTTGGCAAAAACCCTATATATATCAATGTGATTTTGTTAAGTTAACTTGTCCTAAATAAGCATCGTTAAAAACAACAATCAAAAGAATTTAATCAGTCTCACCAAATTTTGCCTACTTTTTCAGAGATACAGCTAACAGCAAAACAAGTCTTTATCTGCACGTAGTAAGTCAATCGTATTATCTCTCTATCCTCTCCCCTTGTCTATGGCTATCGAGATCTGACACAATAAGCATAGTGGTTGCTATATTTTATTTTTTCTCAAACCATCTATGACATTTGACTCCGTAATTCGTGCCATCGGGCGATCGCCTCTGACAACCGAACTCCTCAGTAAACTCCAACGGCATCAAACCCTACAGTTAAGCGGGATACCTCGTTTACCCAAAGGATTAATCGCCTCTAGTTTGGCACAAATTCAAAGTCATAACCTCTTAATTATTTGTCCTACCCTAGAAGAAGCCGGGCGCTGGGCGACACAACTAGAAGCGATGGGATGGAAAACCGTTCATTTTTATCCCACCTCTGAAGGATCTCCCTATGATACCTTAAACCCTGAATCTGAGATGATTTGGGGACAATTGCAAGTCTTATCCGGTATTCAAACCCCCGAAGCGATCGCTACCAGTGAACCGGAAACGACAAAACAATTATATGCTATCGTCACCACAGAAAAAGCCTTACAGCCGCATCTACCCCCACCGAATAAATTGTATTCCTATTGCCTCAATTTTCAACAAGGAATGACTCTAGAGGCAAAAACATTAGACCAAAATTTAACGCAACTGGGATATGAACGGGTTAATTTAGTAGAAACCGAAGGACAATGGAGTCGTAGAGGGGATATCGTCGATATTTTCCCCGTTTCAGCCGAACTCCCCGTCAGATTAGAATGGTTTGGAGATGAATTAGAACAACTGCGAGAATTTGATCCCTCTACTCAACGATCCTTGGATCATATTACTCAACTGACATTAACTCCCATCAGTTTTTTCCCGATTATTACCGATGAAATTTTAAGGTCTGAAAATCTCTTATCTTCTTATTTATCCTCAGAAGAATTAGAAGGATTAGACAATCGAAATTTTCCCGAAGGAATGCAGCGATTTTTAGGGCTTGCCTTCCCACAACCCGCCTCATTACTAAACTATTTACCGTCCAATACTCTCTGTGTTTTTGATGAAATAGAACGATGTCAGGCACATAGCGATCGCTGGATAGAATATATCGAAGAACAATGGCAAGATCTCGATCCACCCTTACCTAAAATTCATCGAATTTTTAGAGACTCTCTAGAAATTGCCAAAGAATTTTCTAACCTTTATCTAACAGAAATTACCGAAGAAAGTTCCGCCTCATCAATTCCTAATATCGATTTATCCAGTCGTCCCCTTCCGGTTACCCCGAATCAATTTGCTAAATTAGCAGAAATTTTACGAGGAAAGAGAGAAATATATAGCGGAATTAGCCTGAATAAATATGCCATTTGGTTAGTATCCGCCCAACCGTCTAGAACCGTTTCCTTATTAGAAGAACATGATTGTCCCGCGCAATTTATCCCTAATCCAAAAGACTATTTAGCCATTGATAAATATCAAACTCAAACCACCGCAGTTGCCCTTAAATACTCAGGATTAGCAGAATTAGAAGGATTTATTTTACCCACATTTAGAATAGTTGTTGTTACCGATAAAGAATTTTTTGGACAACAAAGCTTAGTCACCGGTTCCTATATTCGTAAACGTCGCCGGGCAGCCTCGAAACAAGTCAATCTCGATAAATTAAGACCCGGTGATTATGTCGTACATCGGAATCATGGCATCGGTAAATTTATCAAATTAGAAATATTAGAATCGAGAGAATATATCCTCATTCAATATGCCGATGGAACATTACGAATTCCCTCAGATTCTCTAGACAGTTTATCCCGTTATCGCCACACCAGCAATACCCCACCTCAACTGGATAAAATGACGGGAAAAACTTGGGAGCAAACCAAACAAAAAGTTAGGAAAACCGTTAAAAAATTAGCAGTAGACTTAATCAATCTCTACGCCAAACGCGCCCAACAAGAAGGATTTGCTTATCCCGATGATAGCCCCTGGCAACAAGAATTAGAAGACTCATTTCCCTATCAACCCACTCCCGATCAAATTAAAGCCATTCAAGAAGTTAAACGGGATATGATGAACGAGCGCCCGATGGATCGGTTAGTCTGTGGTGATGTAGGATTTGGGAAAACCGAAGTAGCGGTCAGGGCTATTTTTAAAGCCGTCACCAGTGGCAATAAACAGGTTGCCTTTCTTGCGCCAACAACCATTTTAACCCAACAACATTACCACACTCTTAAAGAAAGATTTGCCCCTTATCCGATTAACATTGGATTACTCAACCGCTTTCGTACCCCATCAGAAAATAGAGATATATTACAACGTCTTGCCACAGGAGAATTAGATATAGTAGTCGGAACTCATCAACTCCTAAGTAACAAAGTTAAATTCAAAGACTTAGGACTATTAGTCATCGATGAAGAACAAAGATTTGGAGTTAACCAAAAAGAAAAAATTAAAACCCTCAAAACCCAAGTTGACGTTCTAACCTTAACCGCAACACCCATTCCTCGAACCCTATATATGTCCCTTTCAGGAGTAAGAGAAATGAGTTTAATTACCACACCTCCTCCCTCCCGTCGCCCCATCAAAACCCATTTAACCCCTTATAACCCAGATGCCCTCAGAACCGCCATCCGTAACGAATTAGACCGGGGAGGACAAATCTTTTATGTCGTTCCCAGAGTCGAAGGAATCGAAGAAGTAGCCGCAGAAATTCGAGACATGATTCCCACCGCCCGAATTGCGATCGCTCACGGACAAATGAGCGTATCCGAATTAGAACCCACCATGTTAGCCTTTAACAATGGGGAAGCGGATATATTAGTCTGTACAACCATTATTGAATCGGGCTTAGATATTCCCAGAGTTAATACTATTATTGTCGAAGACGCGCAAAAATTCGGATTATCCCAACTCTATCAACTCCGGGGACGGGTAGGACGCTCCGGAATACAGGCTCATGCGTGGTTAGTCTATCCCCACAAAGCCGCCTTAACCGAAACCGCCCGGCAACGGTTACGCGCCTTACAAGAATTTACCCAACTCGGATCAGGGTATCAACTCGCTACTAGAGACATGGAAATTCGAGGCGTAGGAAACCTATTAGGTGCTGAACAATCCGGACAAATGGAGGCCATCGGATTTGATTTATATATGGAAATGTTACAAGAAGCGATCCGAGAAATTCAAGGTCAAGAAATTCCCAAAGTAGAAGACACCCAAATCGATTTAAAATTAACCGCGTTTATTCCTACCGATTATATTACCGATGCGAATCAAAAAATGGATGCTTACCGCACTATTGCAACGGCTAATTCCCCCGCAGAATTAAAACAAATTGCGACGGATTTATGCGATCGCTACGGGGCTTTACCCTCTCCCGTTGAACAATTATTACAGGTCATAGAATTAAAACAACTCGCTAAATCTTTAGGTTTTTCTCGGATTAAACCCGATGGAAAACAGCACGTTATTTTAGAAACTCCGATGGAAGAACCGGCTTGGAAATTGTTAGAAGAAAATTTACCAAAACATTTGCGATCGCGGTTTGTTTATAGCCTGAAGAAAGTGACGGTTAGAGGGTTAGGGGTATTGAAACCGAAGAAACAGTTGGAGAGTTTAATTGAGTGGTTGGGGAAGATGAAGGGGGCATTACCAGAGGGTTAACACTGTAGGGTGGGACGGGGCTTACAAGCTGCGCCCCCAGGTGGCGCAGACAGCCCCTCCACTGCCCACCATCCCCACGTGAATTTTTAAAAATTGTAATTCTTTATCGCTATGAAATCAGAAGAAGGGGGTTTAGTTTTAGATTTACAAGATGGGCAACCGATTTCCGAAGAACTCCTTTCAGCACCTTAGAGATAAATAAATGAGCCAAGGTATCACAAAAACACTTAACATTATCCTTTTTTAAGATAAAATCAACTGGATTAAGAGTTTTAAAGTTTTATAAACTACATTAAGACTAACACTACTGATTGACAGGATAAGGGTATTGAGAGCCGACTTGCTCAATTAATTGCTCTGCCCAGTTAGAATTAGTGTTAGGATCTAATATAATAGTTTGAGGATCATTTTTTAATCGATTAACATACTCTTCTAATGCTCCACATCCCTCTCCTTGTTCTAAAGCATAATCAATTAATTCATCGTAAGACATTGATTTAAAGTTAGGTTCCACCATACAAAACTGTCCCATCTAGTTTAATTGTTATTATAATTCTACGACGCTCATTAGAGGTAAGATTCGGGGGGTGAGCAATGATGACAATTTCTCCCCCTGGAACTTGTTCTATCCAGCGTATATACCATTTTAACTGTTTAGTTATTCGGCTACAAATAATAGATAACTGTTGATATTGTTCTAATGTAGGTTCCATTTTTAAGTTGAGTTGAGTTGAGATCAATAATGTTTTTTCCTGGCTCTTTCTAGACTAAACTTAATTTTATCCCTTTTTACTTGATTTTACTGTTGGTAGATAGCTCCTGCCCTAACTCATATTTAATTTTTTAATAAGAGGTCAAGATGCAAACTTTACAAGACTTAAAAAATCTTTATAAAACCGATGATGATCAATGGCTAGAAGAAACCCTAAAATTATTAAAAAATCGGCAATTTGAACAGCTTGATGTAGAAAATTTAATTGAGGAATTAGAAGAGTTGGGAAGAGAGAAAAAAAATGCTGTAGCTAGTCTATTAGAAAAAATTATCCGTCATTTATTAATGTATCAATATTGGACAGCAGAACGAGAAAATAATGCTAACCATTGGGAAGCTGAAATCTATAGCTTTAAAACTCAATTAAATCGCTTGCTTACTACTAATCTTACCCATTATTTACAAGATAATCTTGAAATGATTTATCAATCTTCTCTGAAATATGTTCAGAAAAAAACTAAACTTCAAAATTTCCCCACCCAAAATCCTTATTCTTTAAAAGATTTATTAGATCCAGATTATTTACCTTCTTTCTGGGAAGAAGAGCAAAAATAAAGCACTACGCATTTAGGTTAAGACATAAAAAACACAGTTAACTGTTAACTGTTAACTGTTAACTAAAAAGGTGGGCAGTGGAGGGGCTGTGTCCGTCGTCGCACGGCGGATTTTATACGCCCCGTCCCACCCTACTGAATTATATTTAGTTTTCACTCATACAAGTTTCATCGGAATTGGATAACATAAATTCTCTTCCGGTTCTATGATTAATGACTTTATATATTATTCCTCGATAATCTCCTGTGCGACAATTGGAAGGGACTTTTTGCAAACAAACTTTGACTTTATCTCCTTCTTGTGAAGCTTCAACCCCAGCAATTTGAGTAGAAGCAATCAAGATAATCCCATTATTGAGATGAACTGATACCCCTGAATCAGGAATCGGTTCACCCGTCATCCCATCAATTAATCGAGTGCTAACGGTTGAAATATACGTTTCTGTACATTGCCCAATTTCTAAGGGCGCTGGTGCAGCTTGTGAAATGCGAGAGGTTTCTAAGCCTATTGACGCAGCAAAAGCAAACACTAAAAATAAGGAAATTTTCATGGACTCTACCTTGGTAAATTAATTAGTCTTAAAAGAATTAATTGGTTTTCTCTCAGAGAATTTAGGTCATAAGCTTTATCTCTAAATCTTAGTTTTCTAAGGGATTTGGATCAATTATAATCAATTTTAGAGATATCGCTTCATTCTTCATTTTTCAGCATAATCCTTAGATCTCTCTTAGGGTGTGATATCAATCACATCGATTTTACGGAAGTCAATGTCTAGACAAGACTGGGGATTTCTTGTAACGAAAAATACTGATTATTACCCTCTCAAAAGTCATTAACCCCCCTATTCATAAATTTTTATTGAGTCTATAACGCCTAAATTTTATCTTTACTTAACAGTACGGATTGACCCATTGGGTGTAAAATAAACTGTTGTATTGTACCGCACAGGCTGTGATAGAACGTTACACCCTGCCCGCAATGGGCGAACTCTGGACAGATACTTATAAACTAAAAACATGGCTACAAGTAGAATTGGCAGTCTGTGAAGCTCAAGCAGAACTGGGTTATATCCCCCCCGAAGCAGTAGAAGAAATAAAAGCTAAGGCAAATTTTGACCCTCAGCGTGTCCTGGAAATAGAAGCTGAAGTCCGTCACGATGTGATCGCTTTCCTCACTAATGTTAATGAATATGTGGGAGATGCAGGGCGCTACATTCACCTGGGATTAACCAGTTCCGATGTCCTCGATACGGCTTTAGCGTTGCAACTGGTGGCTAGTCTCAATTTAATCTTGGAATGTTTAGAAGAATTGATCCAAGCTCTGCGCTATCAAGCCCAACAACACCGCTATACGGTTATGGTAGGCCGTTCTCACGGAATTCACGCTGAACCGATTACTTTTGGCTTTAAGTTGGCCGGCTGGTTAGCTGAAGTTTTACGGGGACGCGATCGCCTCGTTCGTTTGCGGAAAGATATCGCTGTGGGCAAAATTTCGGGGGCAGTGGGAACTTATGCCAATATTGACCCGAAAATTGAAGCCTTGGCCTGTCAAAAGTTAGGATTAGAACCAGATACGGCTTCTACTCAAGTGATTTCCCGCGATCGTCATGCTGAGTTTGTTCAGCAATTAGCCCTATTGGCGGCTTCTATTGAACGGTTTGCGGTAGAAATACGGAATCTACAACGGACAGATGTCTTAGAAGTTGAGGAATTTTTTGCGAAGGGACAAAAAGGATCTTCTGCTATGCCCCATAAACGCAATCCGATCCGTTCTGAACGGTTAACGGGAATGGCGAGAATTATTCGCGGTCATACGGTAGGGGCGTTAGAAAATATCGCTTTGTGGCATGAACGGGATATTTCTCATAGTTCTGTAGAACGAGTTATTTTACCGGATTGTTGTATTATTATTCATTTTATGCTCCGAGAAATCACTGATTTAGTGAAAAATCTCTTGGTGTATCCGGAAAATATGCGCCGGAATATGAATGTTTATGGTGGGGTGATTTTTAGTCAACGGGTTTTACTGGCTTTGGTAGACAAGGGAATGAGCCGGGAAGAGGCTTATAAAGTGGTTCAATCTTGCGCCCATCACGCTTGGAATACGTCTGATGGTAATTTCCATGATTTAATTAAAACTAATGCCAAGGTGGGTGAACTTCTTTCATCTGAAGAAATAGAGGCTTGTTTTGATCCTCAACAACATCTGAAAAATTTAGATGGGATTTATCAGCGTTTGGGGATTTAAATTCTAAGTGTTTTTTAAGCTTGGTAAAATCTGATGGCAAGTGTGAAAATGGGACATTATTTGAGAACAGAAAGATACTCATCATGAGTACCAATCCAAAACCAGTAATAATCGTCGTCTTTTTTCAAGGCTAATGCTCGGAAATCACGAGTAATACGAGCAGACCACAGATTTTTACCCACTTTTTTAAAATGTAAAGAGGGATGAGAAGGATTTTCTTGCCAAAGTTGATAGGCTTTTCGAGCTTGTTCCTTGATCTCATCTGGTAAAATAGCGTAACTCTGCCAAAAATCAGGGGTTGTCAAGGACTTCATTAAGATCTCTCACTTGGTTGGCTGCGATGTCTGCTTCTACTTTGCTAATGAGATTATCTAATTTTCCCGACTCTAAATCTGCTTTGATTTGTTGATCCCATCGATCATCTACGTAAGTCTGAAGCCATGTCAAAAGTTTACGGATTTCACTTTCTGGCAACTGCTTGATGGCCATTTCAATTTGTTGAAGTGTTGTCATAAATTCTCTCTCTAACCCAATAGATACCTCTGCTAATTTACAAGTTTAGGGGTAGAAAGGGCAACGACTCCCAAAACTTGAACCCCATGCGATCGCAATGTTTTCGCTGCTTCTTTAACGGTTTGTCCTGATGTATAAATATCATCTAATAATAACACCGGTAAGGATGAGGGTTTCTGTAATCCTTGGCCGATCTTAAAAGCATTTTTAATATTTTTTTCCCTTTCTGTTGGATTTAAACCAAACATGGCTTCGGTTTTTTTAATCCGTTCTAATCCATTTTTAATTAAAGGATAACCTGTCATATGAGAAAATCCTTCGGCAATTAAATCGGCTTGATTAAATCCTCGTTGTTTTAATTTTTCTGCATGGATAGGAATGGGCACAACGCTAATTTTTTTCGGGGAAAAAGATGGGGGAAGTTTTATCCAAGTTTCTCCGATCCATTGACCTAAATATGTTCCTAATTCCGGATGTTTATCATATTTTAGGGTGGCGATCGCCCTTTTTAATTGTCCGCCATATTCTCCCCAAGCAAAAAGAGGATGTTCCCCCTGCCAAAATTGACGAGGATTTTTGAATTGACAACTTTTAATCTGGCGTTGACAATCTTTACATAGGATATCATCAGCACTTCGATCGCAAAGGGAACAATTGGGCTTTAAAAATAGGGAAAGTAAACTTTTTAACATTCATGAATTAATTAACCGGTTTATCCCCATTATTCCTGACAAATTGTTAATTGTCGAGGTTGACATTTTTGAACTTTTATAGTAGTTATTTGTGCCCCTTCATCTTGAAGATCTTGACTATAATCGAGTTGACTGCCTTGAGCCTCTTGAACGGTATCAAAAGGCCCAAAATAGTAAGTACAAGCCGGATATTTTGTAACAATTTTTACCCACCATTTGCGTTGCTCTTGGCTCTGCCATCGGGATATCAATATAAAAATACTGCTTAAAAAAATTAACAACAAAAGAAAGCCCATCATCTCACGCCTCCGCTCAACTGGTCACTATGTTGTCTACTTTTACTTATCGCCTATCAAGCAACTGTCTCAACTTTATCTAAAACCTTAGAAAAATTAAACGGGTAATCATTAATTAATGTTTGGCTCTGGCGTTTCCTGGACTGATCCCGTTGAATAAGAGATGTCCTCTTGTTAAGATACTATTAACTAAACTATGATAACAACGTTTCCTTTTTAACCTCTATATATCACAAGACAGATTATGAACATTACCGACAGCGATAAAACCTTAGAGGCAATGAAAAATTTTGCCGAACAGTACGCCAAACGGACAGGAACTTATTTCTGTAGCGAGCCTTCAGTAACCGCAGTAGTCATTGAAGGACTTGCCAGACATAAAGATGAACTCGGTTCACCCTTGTGTCCCTGCCGCCACTATGAAGACAAAGAAGCAGAAATTAAAAATACTTATTGGAACTGTCCCTGTGTTCCGATGAGAGAAAGAAAAGAATGTCACTGTATGTTATTTATTCGGGAAGATATGGATTTTGTGGGTGACACTCAGGAAATTTCTTTAGATTATATTAAAGAAATTAAGGCTAGTATGGCTTCATAAAACTTGAGCAAGGAGAGTGATGCTATCACCAGCATTATTACAGGGTGTAGAAGAATTTAATCGACAAGAATTTTATGCCTGTCACGACACCCTAGAGGCTTTGTGGATGGACTCTACAGAGCCTCAAAAAAGTTTTTATCAGGGAATCTTACAAATTGCTGTAGGGTGTTACCATTTAGAAAACCAGAACTGGCGAGGCGCGGTTATTCTCTTAGGAGAAGGCACAAGACGACTCAATCACTATCAACCGACTTATGAAGGAATTGATGTAGAACACCTCGTTAATGAAAGTCTTCATCTCCTAAAAACCTTACAACAGACAGAGCCAGAACACCTCCCCCAATTGCTAGAAACTCTAAACGCCTCTAGTTCTGGGGGGGTTCATCTGCCAATGGTCGAAGATGGAATTCTCCGCCGCCTGCCAAAAATCGTTAGGATCGATCATTAGATAACACGATTGATTAAAACAGGAGATAAGATAATGTTGTCCTTGCCTTGGTCTATCCCTATGAAAGGCTCATGGAAATTGGGGTTATTTATCCCCCTATCTTTAATTAGTTTGATGACCTTTTCTAGCACATTTAAGGGGGTTAAAGCTCAAACTCCCTCAGCCGGAGGAGCGTTGACGGTTCGTTCTGATATTCAAGAGGCCAACTCAGAAACCGGCGTGATTACCGCTCGCGGAAACGTACAATTTTATTATCCGGCTCGTAATATTCAAGGAACGGCGGCTCAGGCTCAATATTTCAGTCGAGAACGTCGTTTAGTATTAAGTGGGGATGTCTATGTCTTGCAGGAAGGGAATAGTATGAGAGCAGAAACGATGACCTATCTCATTGATGAAGGTCGTTTTATTGCTACTCCCCAACCTCAACAACAAGTAGAATCAATTTACATTGTTCAGGAGTCTCCCCAACAACCTCAAGCCGCACCGGTACCGGCTGCACCGGCTCCCCCGTTAAACCCCTAAAAAGGTTATGTTGGCCGGGTTTCTAACCTATTCACTGAGTTGAGCGGATTTCTGCTGTGTCACTTATTCTAGATAACGTTCATAAATCCTACGGGAAACGCACGATTGTTAACCGAGTCAGTATTCGAGTTGATAGCGGTGAAATTGTCGGGTTGCTTGGGCCTAATGGGGCGGGCAAAACCACAACCTTTTACATTGCCACTGGGTTAATTAAACCTAATCAAGGCAAAGTGTTATTAGAGAAACAGGAAATTACCTCTGTGCCTCTCCATAAACGCGCCCGTTTAGGACTCGGTTACATGACTCAGCAAGCGAGTGTTTTTCGGTATTTAAGTGTTCAAGAAAACATTCAATTGGCTTTAGAAGAATCGAAAATTCCTTTTTATCAAAAAGCAATCAGATTAAAAGAGTTATTAAAAGAGTTTCGTTTAGAAAGGGTTGCTAATACCAAAGGGGCTTTTATTTCAGGTGGCGAACGTCGTCGCACAGAATTAGCTAGAGCTTTAGCTGTGGGTATGAATGGGCCTAAATTTTTGTTATTAGATGAACCGTTTGCTGGGGTTGATCCTATTGCTGTCTCAGAAATTCAAACCATTATTGCTCAATTGCGAGACCGGGGGATGGGAATTTTAATTACCGATCATAATGTCCGAGAAACTTTAGCCATTACTAATCGTTCTTATATTATGCGAGATGGTCAAATTTTGGCATCGGGAAGCTCTGAAGAACTCTATAATAATTCTCTGGTTCGCCAGTATTATTTAGGGGACAATTTTCAACTGTAACTCGGTAAACATTTGTGATAAAAAATGAAAAATGATCTATCTAAGTTTTTAACTCGGCTGATTCCTAAACCCTCTATTGTAGACCGATATTTATTCATGGAATTATTAATCCCGTTTTTATTTGGTATGGGATTATTTACTTCCCTTGGTATCGCTATTGGAACATTATTTGATTTGGTTCGGAAGGTGACTGAATCTGGTCTATCTTTAACGGTTGCCCTACAAATTTTGTCCTTAAAAATGCCAGAATTTATTGTTTTGGCTTTTCCAATGTCAATTCTCTTGGCCACCTTAATGGCCTATAGTCGTTTAGCCAGTGATAGTGAA belongs to Gloeothece citriformis PCC 7424 and includes:
- a CDS encoding DUF1816 domain-containing protein, which encodes MISRWQSQEQRKWWVKIVTKYPACTYYFGPFDTVQEAQGSQLDYSQDLQDEGAQITTIKVQKCQPRQLTICQE
- a CDS encoding ferredoxin-thioredoxin reductase catalytic domain-containing protein; amino-acid sequence: MMNITDSDKTLEAMKNFAEQYAKRTGTYFCSEPSVTAVVIEGLARHKDELGSPLCPCRHYEDKEAEIKNTYWNCPCVPMRERKECHCMLFIREDMDFVGDTQEISLDYIKEIKASMAS
- a CDS encoding DUF29 domain-containing protein, whose amino-acid sequence is MQTLQDLKNLYKTDDDQWLEETLKLLKNRQFEQLDVENLIEELEELGREKKNAVASLLEKIIRHLLMYQYWTAERENNANHWEAEIYSFKTQLNRLLTTNLTHYLQDNLEMIYQSSLKYVQKKTKLQNFPTQNPYSLKDLLDPDYLPSFWEEEQK
- the purB gene encoding adenylosuccinate lyase: MIERYTLPAMGELWTDTYKLKTWLQVELAVCEAQAELGYIPPEAVEEIKAKANFDPQRVLEIEAEVRHDVIAFLTNVNEYVGDAGRYIHLGLTSSDVLDTALALQLVASLNLILECLEELIQALRYQAQQHRYTVMVGRSHGIHAEPITFGFKLAGWLAEVLRGRDRLVRLRKDIAVGKISGAVGTYANIDPKIEALACQKLGLEPDTASTQVISRDRHAEFVQQLALLAASIERFAVEIRNLQRTDVLEVEEFFAKGQKGSSAMPHKRNPIRSERLTGMARIIRGHTVGALENIALWHERDISHSSVERVILPDCCIIIHFMLREITDLVKNLLVYPENMRRNMNVYGGVIFSQRVLLALVDKGMSREEAYKVVQSCAHHAWNTSDGNFHDLIKTNAKVGELLSSEEIEACFDPQQHLKNLDGIYQRLGI
- a CDS encoding LptA/OstA family protein; amino-acid sequence: MLSLPWSIPMKGSWKLGLFIPLSLISLMTFSSTFKGVKAQTPSAGGALTVRSDIQEANSETGVITARGNVQFYYPARNIQGTAAQAQYFSRERRLVLSGDVYVLQEGNSMRAETMTYLIDEGRFIATPQPQQQVESIYIVQESPQQPQAAPVPAAPAPPLNP
- a CDS encoding DUF309 domain-containing protein translates to MLSPALLQGVEEFNRQEFYACHDTLEALWMDSTEPQKSFYQGILQIAVGCYHLENQNWRGAVILLGEGTRRLNHYQPTYEGIDVEHLVNESLHLLKTLQQTEPEHLPQLLETLNASSSGGVHLPMVEDGILRRLPKIVRIDH
- the lptB gene encoding LPS export ABC transporter ATP-binding protein, yielding MSLILDNVHKSYGKRTIVNRVSIRVDSGEIVGLLGPNGAGKTTTFYIATGLIKPNQGKVLLEKQEITSVPLHKRARLGLGYMTQQASVFRYLSVQENIQLALEESKIPFYQKAIRLKELLKEFRLERVANTKGAFISGGERRRTELARALAVGMNGPKFLLLDEPFAGVDPIAVSEIQTIIAQLRDRGMGILITDHNVRETLAITNRSYIMRDGQILASGSSEELYNNSLVRQYYLGDNFQL
- a CDS encoding ComF family protein — its product is MLKSLLSLFLKPNCSLCDRSADDILCKDCQRQIKSCQFKNPRQFWQGEHPLFAWGEYGGQLKRAIATLKYDKHPELGTYLGQWIGETWIKLPPSFSPKKISVVPIPIHAEKLKQRGFNQADLIAEGFSHMTGYPLIKNGLERIKKTEAMFGLNPTEREKNIKNAFKIGQGLQKPSSLPVLLLDDIYTSGQTVKEAAKTLRSHGVQVLGVVALSTPKLVN